In Rosa chinensis cultivar Old Blush chromosome 1, RchiOBHm-V2, whole genome shotgun sequence, a genomic segment contains:
- the LOC112182571 gene encoding caffeoylshikimate esterase codes for MAIDMESVKYEEEFILNSRGMNLFTCKWLPENNKPPKALIFFCHGYAMECSITMNSTAIRLAKAGFAIYGIDYEGHGKSAGLSGFVKSFDDVVDDCTAHFTKICESKENKGKMRYLLGESMGGAVALLVHRKKPEYWDGAVLVAPMCKIADEMRPSPIVVSVLTKLCRVIPTWKIIPTNDVIDLAFKVPEVRKQVRENPYCYKGRPRLQTGYELLRVSTELEQRLQEVTLPFIVLHGEDDKVTDTSVSKQLHEVASSYDKTLKLYPKMWHGLLYGEPLENIEVVFSDIINWLDKRCSMANSRLEGELKRENDKQ; via the exons GCCATTGATATGGAGAGTGTCAAATATGAAGAG GAGTTTATCTTAAACTCTAGGGGAATGAATCTTTTCACATGCAAATGGCTTCCAGAAAACAACAAGCCCCCGAAAGCCTTGATCTTCTTCTGTCATGGATACGCCATGGAGTGCAGCATCACCATGAACA GTACTGCAATCAGACTAGCCAAAGCAGGCTTTGCCATATATGGGATAGACTATGAAGGCCATGGAAAATCAGCTGGCCTTTCAGGCTTTGTCAAAAGCTTTGATGATGTTGTCGATGACTGCACCGCTCACTTCACAAAGATTTGCG AGAGCAAAGAGAACAAAGGGAAGATGAGGTATCTGTTGGGAGAGTCAATGGGAGGAGCTGTGGCTCTGCTTGTTCATAGGAAAAAGCCAGAATATTGGGATGGTGCGGTCTTAGTTGCCCCCATGTGTAAG ATTGCAGATGAAATGAGGCCATCTCCGATTGTGGTCAGTGTTTTGACAAAGCTCTGCAGGGTTATTCCAACTTGGAAAATAATCCCTACAAATGATGTCATTGATTTAGCTTTCAAAGTACCCGAGGTTAGAAAACAGGTTAGGGAAAACCCCTACTGTTACAAAGGCCGTCCTCGTCTGCAGACCGGCTACGAACTCTTGAGGGTCAGCACGGAGCTTGAGCAAAGGCTTCAAGAGGTCACGTTGCCGTTCATAGTCCTCCACGGTGAAGACGATAAAGTCACTGATACCTCGGTTAGTAAACAACTCCATGAGGTGGCGTCGAGTTATGACAAGACATTGAAGTTGTACCCGAAAATGTGGCATGGTCTACTCTATGGAGAGCCACTTGAGAACATTGAGGTTGTGTTTTCGGACATAATCAATTGGTTAGACAAAAGATGTTCCATGGCAAATTCAAGGTTGGAGGGAGAGTTGAAGAGGGAGAATGACAAACAATAA